Proteins encoded by one window of Marixanthomonas sp. SCSIO 43207:
- a CDS encoding sulfotransferase family 2 domain-containing protein, giving the protein MFYSKWGVYQKLYLDLWVRPKLLNTYLEQIKTREKPLFIHINRTAGSSIANSLEITEAHHTFSAYKKLYKKKFNESFPEDLEVWTAIRNPFDKVVSEYYYRIQTNQNKMKTHPISFDDWVKKVFLEKDVAYRDREIMFIPQSEWLVGAEAYSLNIIKFESLQKDYKTLATKFSAKPLVWKKKTENFNYKDEFSEVSKKIISDVFKEDLDRFGYFF; this is encoded by the coding sequence ATGTTTTATAGCAAATGGGGCGTATATCAAAAACTATATTTAGACCTTTGGGTGCGTCCTAAATTATTAAATACTTATTTAGAGCAGATTAAAACCCGTGAAAAACCCTTGTTTATTCATATAAATAGGACTGCTGGCTCATCTATTGCCAATAGCCTTGAAATAACAGAAGCTCATCATACATTTTCTGCTTATAAAAAGTTATATAAAAAAAAGTTTAATGAATCATTTCCTGAAGATCTTGAAGTATGGACAGCCATTCGCAATCCGTTTGATAAAGTCGTTTCAGAATATTACTACCGTATACAAACCAATCAAAACAAAATGAAAACGCACCCAATATCCTTTGATGATTGGGTAAAAAAAGTATTTTTAGAAAAAGATGTAGCGTATCGTGATAGAGAAATTATGTTTATTCCACAAAGTGAATGGTTAGTAGGTGCTGAAGCCTATTCACTTAACATTATCAAATTTGAATCTCTACAAAAGGATTATAAAACCTTGGCAACTAAATTTTCGGCTAAGCCACTGGTTTGGAAGAAAAAAACAGAGAATTTCAATTATAAGGATGAATTTTCTGAAGTTTCAAAAAAAATCATATCAGACGTTTTTAAAGAAGATTTAGACCGGTTTGGGTATTTTTTTTAA